Part of the Citrus sinensis cultivar Valencia sweet orange chromosome 2, DVS_A1.0, whole genome shotgun sequence genome, AGTATGCCCAGGCCCAGCCACTCATGCTCTGCTCTGccatttgacaattttttgAACGTGCTATTGTGTCGGGAGTCTTTTGGTGGGGCTTTGGagcagaaaaaaatatttgctttAAAAGTCCCGTCAAAGtgtcaattattttcttcacgTGTCAAGGGATCCCAGTTGGATACGGTCAACATTTTGTTTGGATACGATCATGAGAATGTCTATTATAGGCAGGGACGTACGTAAAGCCGTCAAATCACCTGTCAATATAATTATACAATTAGTAGTTGTCACTGTCTTGAATTACTGTGTAAAGAaactaaagttttttattccttttatcAATCCCAACACCAAACCAGTACTCATTAAAAATTCCTAAAAACCCTAAACCATTCTTTATTTTCGCATCTCCAGAAGAAGTCAAAAGGTTATAGTGATAGTGCCGCCGCGCACAACTTTTCCTTTCCTCCAAagttttatcatatttttgtcACTGTCTGCAGATTGCTGCGGTGGCGGTCTCCATCACGCTTTCTGACCAGATTGAGTTGCAAATTGCTAGAGAGAAAAATCCAGACTCTACCTAACTAAATGATAATCCTATACTGAGCTCATGTTTATTTGTCTTTAGTAACGAGTCGCTGTCAGAAAACCGAAGAAGATGGCTACTGGCAAATACGTGTGTTATCAACGGCGTTCCACGTCGCCAccattttttcatattatttattatttatttatgcttTGTTTCTCACTTATAAAATGCAGCGTTTCCCCCACGGATACCCCtacattgttttatttttccgGTTGCTTAAATGGCCGTCGGAAACAGAAACGACACCGTAACCATTGTTCTCGTTTTATGTCTTATTTTCGCTACTCTAGCCAGCTCTACTGGTTTTGTTAGGAACATCACACAGGTAACTAACTCATTACTCGTTTTGAAAACATAACACTTGGAGCTTTAGTTATATATGATCGgcgattttttatttattttttcttcttgataGGAGTCTGGCTCGGAGAATAGAAGCAGCGGCGACTGGACCGCCGTTTCTGGTGGAAGACCGGTCCGATCAGATCCTAACACTTTTCACCACCATAAAAGTCGCACCGAGAATGGCGGCGCCAGCAGCAGCAGCCGGGTCGCCGTCCCCACTCCGAGACCGGTCCGATCAGGTCCCAACCCTTACCAGCACAACCGCCACGACTATCGCACGGCATCTCAACCATGAGCTTGAATCATATATAGGGGTTGAGGCTTTGAGCACATTGATTCCGTTCATCTGCcgtctaaattttaaaaaaaatcataaacaataaagataaatagATAATATAAATGTTTAGATGACAGaatgtttcaaatttgaatgTTAATTAATGAGTTGAACActgtataatattttattttgctttatttttttaatgtgagaTTATTTTTTGCTTGATAACTTTACGCTGCGAACCCAAATTTGAtgtgattattttattaattttgttaaacaaaTGGAATTCAGACATTTTGATAAACGAATCACATTTGATTCCGataaatttagtatttgatATAAATGCATGCCGTGAgttttgataatataaaattttgttcatgTCTATTGATGCGATTGTGGATCTCGTGATGGCGATGCTTCGACTTATCATttaactagaaaatagaaccgcgGTTCAGgcggctttgaaaaaaaaatttaatattattattttttcttattttacacttgatgaaactgataaaaaaaatgaattgatttttttaaaagatgatacagccttataaaaaataaaaaaaactattagccagcaatataaataaagaagcaacgcaagataaataatcaaatgagagaatatattatagagtaattttattcattccaattgtgtgtgtacaaaacaaaaagatgagctctccttttatagttacataatcactccatgaaattaatgaaaaattatggatcataatttcttgtgagatagtgggagttatagggaaactaaaggttgctaatgggggatagtggggagactaagaaatatatgttatgaacatctacatttattttaataaattcataacactcccccttagatgttcattacaaagaatatgcctcattaaaatatttacataattgttattctgtaataacaatcaaattaattatgagaagatgaaaagtcaaatctaaaagaaaatttctctatttattagataatagagaatatacaaagatgagaaatggtaatgccacatcacctcctcaagtcccaactttatatagatatatagataATTGCAGCGCGATTGATCGGCAGAGAATATTTTAAGTTGGGATAGCAAAAATCCCTACTGAGACCGGTACtcttgggatttttttttttaatttgaagagagtacgagaataattttatacccgATTTTTTATTGTGAGAAGGGacgaaaattttttttatccagTTTCTTATTTGGCGAAGAGAcgaggatgaggtggaatccccatcatTTTCCCATttcccccattttaattttattttttaaaattattagtaaataaataataaaaattgaattatattataaaattataaatattgataaaaataataaagatcaaaatatttatattattaaactttaggcctaattaactaattaaagtattaaatttttatttaagacaTTAAAAAGGCCGAGTAGATTATATTAgctcaaaaattttattttattaaaaatattaattaagtatctacatttatttcatttattttattgtcgatataaaagtaaattctttttctttttatagtaggattatgaagattgacaaagataattattttgataatttgtattttgcatgtgacttttgtaattgatcaatgttaatgtaagatatatttcaaactttacttttatttgaattttttattttaatataattaactcaaaaaaaatgtattagttattcggagATCGATAACCTTCGGGGATCCCTTGTTATTATTCGGGAGAGAGGACGATGATTCTCTTAAAGAATTCTGATGGGAACGGGAAGATGACGGagacataaataaaatatcaggATGGAATGGGCTCCctattgccatccctaattctAAGGGCAATGTGGGTCTTCAGTTATTGACGTGAAATTCATGAAATCATTTAACAATTATTCATTGGAATTGGGCCACATCCACCAAcgtattgttattttttatatttaagaaaGTTGGTCTattcattattgttattattatttattaatataattcaaaatctactaacatttacaacaaaaaatctaaTCGAGTGAACAATATGCAAGCACTATTACAACTAGTAAATAACAGCTTGCTTTAACAAAAAATCTAATCTAACCCCTAATATTGTCGTCTACATTAACATTTAAGCAAACATGTTTACAAATTACAACAAGTAAATCACGCAAAATTACGCTGAATATCCCTCTGCCTCCACAAAGTGCTTACCGCATTCAATGAATTATGAAGCAGCCCATGTCGTGGCATTGACAACTGACAACTGAGAGAGCTTGCTGACTAAAAACAACAGTCTTTGAGATGCTCACGTTTTCACGCTATGCGTGACCTTTTCATGAGTTATCATTACCCCCTTTAGCATCAACAGTTCATCCTGATGTGAATTGCAGAAAAGCAAAAAACATCATCCAACTAGGGATTCAGTTAAAGCCAACATATATTTTCTGGAAGCAAGTTTTTGGAATTCTTGACCCAGGTATCTGTGTGGAGCCTTGGTTGATTGGTGGCCCGCAAGCAGCAGCTTTGCCACCTTTCCTTCAGCTTTATTCGGGTGTTCGAGGGCTAAAGCCTTACCAGAGTCCTTACAAAGAGGTGGACATAGACAGCAAGGAGAACCCTGTCCCCTGGCCTTGTCAGCTGGTTTCCAGCTTGTCAAGAGCTTATGTGCAATGCAAAAAGCATTTTCAAGAAGTCCTTAATTAGTCCTCTGCATCATCACCGCCGCTTCTTCAATTATCCAAGTAAAGagggtttttttttagagtaatgatacagccacaaactcttgtacaaatttattttgtacaaactgatgtggcataataagattggttgaattaaatatcacttggcccacatgatttgtttttattaatttatattttcattcaaccaatgaattaatgccacgtcagtttgtacaaaataagtttgtacaagagtttgtggctgtatcattactcttttttttaatgaccATCAAGAGTAGACAGTTCAGGAAACTCGACCCCTGGCAATTCTTCtaattctttcaaattcatAGCCCAGTTATCTGATTACAGACTGAACACAAATCATCTTGACACATTTATAACCTAAAATATTTGGAAAGTGAAATTACCTAACATGTGGAAACTCGGTAAAGAATTGTTATTTGCAAAGTGCCTACGCATCAGAGCCAGGGAGTAGGATGAATTTCTCTTCATAAGCTCGAAGGCCATAAGTCCATCTACATTACATGGTAACTGTCCCTTTGAACGTGACGTTCATACTCCAATCTCTCATCAAATCCACCCTTCGTATCTGTAGTTCAATTCAAAGAATTAGTTTAAAATCTGATTTGTGGCAGGAACTGGTGATGAATAGGTCATTGATCATACCTTGGCTGCTAACGTGTGGGAAGTATTTAAATCTTCGTTGTAGCACCAATCAGTCGCCCAACATTCTTAATTGTCTAGATTACAAGTTCAGTGGCAGTTGTCCCATACTATCAACAGAGTTGATATAAGAACAGAACAAGAAAATGTCAAGAGTATGCAAAGAGCCGTTGCAATGCAACAGGATGTCCAATTGTTGCAGGATCCTCCATGTATTTACCGAAATAATAAAAGCCAATTGGTAAATGCTCTGGTCCGGCAATCTTTAAAACAATGTAGTAGTCAAATTGTCTGTACTTTAGCTGAATAGCTCCTTTTCGAGCTCATCCACATCCATTACTTCAGTTTCCGATTCTGCATTCAGAAAAGTACAGTTAGACAAaacagaaagaagaaagagaaaagatttctaaaaataagatCAACAAACCAGTAGAATTTGAACTGGTGATCTGtaaattttaccatttttttattggaaaGGCTCCAGCCTCCACAtatgataatttataaaactCCATAAACTAACATTccctaataatttttttttgacaacACTGgctgttgggaaaatatgctctttaaaagcatatgtgtttatttaattgtaataaacaatttttctgattaataaaataaatgaggtattttattcaaatatcttaattgcattaatatttgtattaaagtccatttaatcatattatatgtatttatgtgatcaccatgtggattcacagaaaatataaatacaagttatcttatgattaaataaatttagttcgcagttgataaataaagttgggcattttatttaggtatagactgtaataaattcattgaatgatttgtcttaatcatgtatgaatttattgatgtagtacgactacattgaacaggatcacatatgagatttaattaactttgtaataactgtcagacttattaaatctcataggcgttgattttactgtaatcttaatcttgagttaattatgatttcatgattgtgattgttatttcatttgagttaccaatgggcacgacacatccttgtggtcaagattacccggtatcttggtgggagcaattatgagtattggagttatggattaacaatatagaatttgtacaacacatctctggataggttttcggtacttgatcatagaattctctggccagagtgtgtcaacatatttagtatgttgaaaatgatcattagagaaaaccagtaaggatcaaggaataagatgttattaaattgattggacagttgagatgtcaatttaattaatgatgtggtacaaaggattgtgcagtaaagaaatcaatgtggcttgggacgaattattattcgagcatacaattatggaagtcagttccaatcttttagtggagtagatttggaattaaataattgggctagtttaattacatgcctaattattgtagccactattgtatgttcccaaatgatccccgggttagctcatttaattgactgcaccactattggactaataagtaagataactagctatttgggtcaaaagcctaaatatatcatttagtgggaggctccatttaattagcttttgtgtaAGGgaccttatgttattttacaaggtgggtcccttattgaaaaagcaaataacgtgggttttgttttttgagttatttggagcctagggttttcactaaagggagatatataaggcttatttttctcaaCAGATCAGAGGgtgaagccactttatacagatcagagaataagatttttctctctattgttgagagaaaaattttctcgtgctagttgctttggtagtgataaaggcgcccacacgtcaagtgcagatcgaacctgagtcataacctggaagatcattggtgacagttcgtgatctaacaagcgtggtggtgacggatcgtgacctaacaggagtggtggtggcggatcgtgatctaggagcctaaatcacttcagcggaaaaagccaactcgaattttcaaggtacgatttctggattacgtattcctatatattatatgagagcggtccttcaaaaggttttataaaattttaaaaaacctgatttttccccaacactGGCACCAGTAGACTCGCGCCTGATTGCTTGTGCTTCAGCCTTCAGTGTTGCTACTTCTATTGGAAGATATTTGCCCAGCTCCTGCCTCAGACAGGCGTATCCACCTTCAAAATGTCAAATTTGTCCAGCAATGGATGTCTTGGTGAATTCATGAATGTAGGCATAAGGCATGTCTTTTGAACAAATCCATGGACAGAAGCGGTGTATCCATGAGCCACTGATTTGGGTACAGATTTTAATCCACAATCTTCAAAGAAAGTTGGGAGTTAAATCATCCACTGGATGGACCACAATTGACCTGACAACAATAACAACGCCACcaccatcattattattttatttttttgcatttataaaaaatttaacagtaTACAATATGCTAGTCATGTAGACAGGCTATATAAACTAATATCCTCATAGTATCAAGTTAACTCTATGGTGTGTTTTATACTTCATAACTAAATGAGACCTA contains:
- the LOC127900412 gene encoding uncharacterized protein LOC127900412, yielding MAVGNRNDTVTIVLVLCLIFATLASSTGFVRNITQESGSENRSSGDWTAVSGGRPVRSDPNTFHHHKSRTENGGASSSSRVAVPTPRPVRSGPNPYQHNRHDYRTASQP